The following are from one region of the Polaribacter marinaquae genome:
- the thiH gene encoding 2-iminoacetate synthase ThiH, with protein sequence MRNFKTLFDTYNWSETLNSIYNKSNKDVELALLKDNLDLEDFKALLSPAAKPYLEQMAQKSHALTKKRFGNTIQMYAPMYLSNECQNICTYCGFSMTNKIPRRTLTDAEILKEVAFLKKKGYDHILLVTGEANRTVGVDYVKNAIQLIRSKFSNITIEIQPLNTEDYILLKENGLYAVLVYQETYHREEYKKHHPKGKKSNFDYRLDTPDRLGKAGVHKIGLGALFGLEDWRADSFFTALHLKYLQKTYWKTKYSISFPRLRPHSGGLEPKVEMTDKDLVQTICAFRLFDEDVELSMSTRESEIFRNHIVKLGITSISAESKTNPGGYSVEPQSLEQFEISDERSTEDVVKMLKNNGLEVVWKDWEHFEKV encoded by the coding sequence ATGCGCAACTTTAAAACACTTTTTGATACTTATAACTGGAGTGAAACTTTAAATAGTATTTACAATAAAAGCAATAAAGATGTTGAGTTAGCGCTTTTAAAAGATAATTTAGATTTAGAAGATTTTAAGGCATTGTTGTCTCCGGCAGCAAAACCATATTTAGAGCAAATGGCTCAAAAAAGTCATGCACTTACTAAAAAGAGATTTGGGAATACAATACAAATGTATGCGCCCATGTATCTAAGTAACGAGTGTCAGAATATCTGTACGTATTGTGGTTTTAGTATGACTAATAAAATACCACGAAGAACGCTAACAGATGCAGAAATTTTAAAAGAAGTTGCCTTCCTAAAAAAGAAAGGATATGATCATATTTTGTTAGTTACTGGTGAAGCAAATAGAACCGTTGGTGTAGATTATGTAAAAAATGCGATTCAATTAATACGTAGTAAATTTTCTAACATAACTATAGAAATTCAGCCTTTAAATACAGAAGATTACATTCTTTTAAAAGAAAATGGATTATATGCCGTACTTGTTTATCAAGAAACCTATCATAGAGAAGAATATAAAAAACATCACCCAAAAGGGAAGAAATCTAATTTTGATTATCGTCTAGATACACCAGATCGATTAGGTAAAGCAGGTGTGCATAAAATTGGTTTAGGCGCTTTATTTGGTTTAGAAGATTGGAGAGCAGATAGTTTTTTTACAGCTTTACACCTAAAATATTTACAAAAGACGTATTGGAAAACTAAATATTCGATTTCTTTTCCTCGATTAAGACCACATTCTGGTGGTTTAGAACCAAAAGTAGAAATGACGGATAAAGATTTAGTACAAACTATATGTGCATTTCGCTTGTTTGATGAAGATGTAGAATTGTCTATGTCTACCCGAGAAAGTGAAATTTTTAGAAATCATATTGTTAAATTAGGAATTACTTCTATTAGTGCAGAGTCTAAAACAAATCCTGGTGGATATTCTGTTGAACCACAATCTTTAGAACAATTCGAAATTTCTGATGAAAGAAGTACAGAAGATGTTGTAAAAATGTTAAAAAATAATGGTTTAGAGGTTGTTTGGAAAGATTGGGAACATTTTGAAAAGGTATAA
- a CDS encoding hydroxymethylglutaryl-CoA lyase yields MKKVKIIECPRDAMQGIKSHFIATEQKALYINSLLKVGFDTIDFGSFVSPKAIPQMRDTAAVLSKLDLSKTDSKLLAIIANIRGANDASVFEEIDYLGYPFSISENFQMRNTHKTIAESLETLDAILNIADKSNKEVVAYLSMGFGNPYGDPWNVEIVGEWTEKLSKMGVKILSLSDTIGSSTPDVIEYLFSNLIPEYSNIEFGAHLHTTPDKWHEKVNAAFKAGCNRFDGAIKGYGGCPMAKDDLTGNMPTEKLLSYFTTEKAFTNIKPMSFESAYNKALETFL; encoded by the coding sequence ATGAAAAAAGTCAAAATTATAGAATGTCCTAGAGATGCAATGCAAGGTATAAAATCTCATTTTATTGCAACCGAGCAAAAAGCATTATATATAAATTCTCTTTTAAAAGTTGGTTTTGATACTATTGATTTTGGTAGTTTTGTATCTCCAAAAGCTATTCCGCAAATGCGAGATACGGCAGCTGTTTTATCAAAATTAGACTTATCGAAAACAGATAGTAAATTATTAGCGATTATCGCAAATATTAGAGGTGCAAATGATGCTTCTGTTTTTGAAGAAATAGATTATTTAGGATATCCATTTTCTATTTCAGAAAACTTTCAAATGCGTAATACGCATAAAACAATAGCAGAATCTTTAGAAACCTTAGATGCTATTTTAAACATTGCAGATAAGTCTAATAAAGAAGTTGTGGCTTATTTATCAATGGGATTTGGTAATCCGTACGGAGATCCTTGGAATGTTGAAATAGTAGGTGAGTGGACAGAAAAATTGTCTAAAATGGGCGTTAAAATTTTATCGCTTTCAGATACTATTGGTAGTTCTACACCAGATGTTATAGAATATCTATTTTCAAATTTAATTCCAGAATACTCAAATATAGAATTTGGGGCACATTTACATACAACACCAGATAAATGGCACGAAAAAGTAAACGCAGCATTTAAAGCTGGTTGTAATAGGTTTGATGGCGCTATTAAAGGTTACGGAGGTTGCCCAATGGCAAAAGACGACTTAACAGGTAACATGCCAACCGAAAAATTATTATCGTATTTTACTACAGAAAAAGCTTTTACAAATATAAAGCCGATGAGTTTTGAAAGTGCTTACAATAAGGCCTTAGAAACTTTTCTATAA
- a CDS encoding thiazole synthase, whose product MEKLIIADKTFNSRLFTGTGKFSSSNLMQDALLESKSELVTVALKRVDVTNEEDDILTHLNHERINLLPNTSGVRNAKEAVFAAELSREALQTNWVKLEIHPDPRYLLPDPIETLKAAEELVKKGFVVMPYIHADPVLCKRLEEVGVQCVMPLGAPIGSNKGLKTVDFLEIIIEQSNVPVIVDAGIGAPSHAAFAMEIGADAVLVNTAIAVSKNPVAMANAFRMAVEAGRMAFEAKLAPVNKKAVASSPLTSFLN is encoded by the coding sequence ATGGAAAAATTAATAATTGCCGATAAAACATTCAATTCTCGTCTATTTACCGGAACAGGTAAATTTAGTTCGTCTAATTTAATGCAAGATGCACTATTAGAGAGTAAAAGCGAATTGGTTACAGTTGCATTAAAAAGGGTTGATGTGACGAATGAGGAGGATGATATTTTAACACACCTAAATCATGAAAGAATTAATTTATTACCAAATACTTCTGGCGTAAGAAATGCTAAAGAAGCCGTTTTTGCTGCAGAATTATCTAGAGAAGCTTTACAGACAAATTGGGTAAAATTAGAAATTCATCCAGATCCTAGATATTTGTTGCCAGACCCCATAGAAACTCTAAAAGCTGCAGAAGAATTGGTTAAAAAAGGTTTTGTAGTAATGCCATATATTCATGCAGATCCTGTTTTATGTAAACGATTAGAAGAGGTAGGTGTACAATGTGTAATGCCTCTTGGTGCTCCGATTGGAAGTAATAAAGGTTTAAAAACAGTAGATTTTTTAGAAATTATTATCGAGCAATCGAATGTGCCAGTTATTGTTGATGCAGGTATTGGTGCGCCTTCTCATGCAGCATTTGCAATGGAAATAGGTGCAGATGCAGTTCTTGTAAATACAGCAATTGCAGTTTCTAAAAACCCTGTGGCAATGGCTAACGCCTTTAGAATGGCAGTTGAAGCTGGTAGAATGGCTTTTGAAGCGAAGTTGGCTCCTGTAAATAAAAAAGCAGTTGCAAGTAGTCCGTTAACATCATTCTTAAATTAA
- the thiE gene encoding thiamine phosphate synthase produces the protein MISKLHYISQGKSPEEHLQNIKNACSSGAETVQLRLKNVEEDIVLETAKKVKEITDNFQTRLIINDYYKVAIAIKADGVHLGKTDACPNLVRKELASWQIIGGTANTLKDCEALIEKKVDYIGLGPFRFTNTKENLSPVLGVAGYKVILEELKTTVPIIAVGGITLNDAESIIETGVYGLAVSSEITNNYNVISNFHKILLKDRAQEQIFKFDKN, from the coding sequence ATGATAAGTAAATTACATTATATATCTCAAGGTAAATCACCAGAAGAGCATTTGCAAAATATTAAAAATGCATGCAGCTCTGGTGCAGAGACAGTTCAACTACGTTTAAAAAATGTAGAGGAAGATATCGTTTTAGAAACAGCAAAAAAGGTTAAAGAAATTACAGATAATTTTCAGACTAGATTAATTATAAACGACTATTACAAAGTTGCAATTGCTATAAAAGCAGATGGCGTTCATTTAGGTAAAACAGATGCTTGTCCTAATTTGGTTCGTAAAGAATTAGCGTCTTGGCAAATTATTGGTGGTACTGCAAACACTTTAAAAGATTGTGAAGCTTTAATAGAAAAAAAAGTAGATTATATTGGTTTAGGTCCGTTTAGATTTACAAATACAAAAGAAAATTTAAGTCCGGTTTTAGGAGTAGCAGGTTACAAAGTTATTTTAGAAGAATTAAAAACTACAGTGCCAATAATTGCAGTTGGTGGTATCACTTTAAACGATGCAGAGTCAATTATTGAAACAGGTGTTTACGGATTGGCTGTTTCATCAGAAATAACTAATAATTACAATGTAATTTCAAACTTTCATAAAATATTGCTTAAAGATAGAGCTCAAGAGCAAATATTTAAGTTTGATAAAAATTAA
- a CDS encoding HesA/MoeB/ThiF family protein produces MNLSTEEYKQYNRHLILDKIGEQGQLKLKKAKVLVIGAGGLGCPVLQYLSAAGVGNIGIIDDDVVDQSNLQRQILYTIDDIGLSKAKVAAKRLSSLNPFIKFDVYQEKLTRENAIRLFKKYDIVVDGSDNFSTRYLANDAAVIANKPLVYGAIFKFEGQVSVFNYNKSATYRCLYPTPPQPDESPNCSEIGVLGVLPGIIGSFQANETIKIICEIGIVLSNKLLLYNTLTMQQVTLNYQKNTKIDIQKLEENYDVFCGIELDIEEITLTSLKSNISDYNLLDVREDDERINYHIGGQHIPLSDLKSRLEEVNVVKSLVVYCKSGIRSRKAIRILKEYFPSLKLINLKGGCFVK; encoded by the coding sequence ATGAATTTATCTACCGAAGAATATAAACAATACAATCGTCATCTTATTTTAGATAAAATAGGAGAACAAGGACAATTAAAATTAAAAAAGGCAAAGGTTTTAGTAATTGGAGCTGGCGGATTAGGTTGCCCAGTTTTACAATATTTAAGCGCTGCAGGTGTTGGTAATATTGGTATTATTGATGATGATGTTGTAGATCAAAGTAATTTACAACGTCAAATTTTATATACTATTGATGATATTGGCTTGTCGAAAGCTAAAGTTGCCGCAAAAAGATTATCATCATTAAATCCGTTTATTAAGTTTGATGTATATCAAGAGAAATTAACAAGAGAAAATGCTATTCGATTATTTAAAAAATATGATATTGTTGTTGACGGATCCGATAATTTTTCAACAAGATATTTAGCAAATGACGCAGCAGTTATCGCAAACAAACCATTAGTTTACGGAGCAATTTTTAAATTTGAAGGGCAAGTAAGTGTTTTTAATTACAATAAAAGTGCAACGTACAGATGTTTGTATCCAACGCCACCACAGCCAGATGAATCACCAAATTGTTCAGAAATTGGTGTATTAGGTGTTTTGCCGGGTATTATAGGTAGTTTTCAAGCAAATGAAACGATAAAAATTATTTGTGAGATAGGAATTGTGTTGTCAAATAAATTGTTATTATATAATACATTAACAATGCAGCAAGTAACTTTAAATTATCAGAAAAACACTAAAATTGATATTCAGAAATTAGAAGAGAATTACGATGTTTTCTGCGGAATAGAGTTAGACATTGAAGAAATTACTCTTACTTCTTTAAAAAGCAATATTTCTGATTACAATTTGTTAGATGTTCGAGAAGATGACGAGAGAATAAATTACCATATTGGAGGTCAGCATATTCCGTTAAGTGACCTGAAATCAAGACTAGAAGAGGTAAATGTTGTTAAAAGTTTAGTTGTTTATTGTAAATCAGGAATAAGGAGTAGAAAGGCTATCAGAATTTTAAAAGAGTATTTTCCTTCTTTAAAATTAATAAATTTAAAAGGAGGTTGTTTCGTAAAATAA
- the typA gene encoding translational GTPase TypA produces MQPIRNIAIIAHVDHGKTTLVDKIIDQAKILDERKERTDLLLDNNDLERERGITILSKNVSVNYKNTKINVIDTPGHADFGGEVERVLKMADGVLLLVDAFEGPMPQTRFVLGKALELGLTPIVVVNKVDKENCTPDLVHEKVFDLMFALEATEEQLDFTTIYGSAKNNWMSTDWKNETDNIVPLLDAVLESIPETKYNEGTAQMQITSLDFSAFTGRIAIGRVFRGDLEAGKDYMLCKADGSTKKVRIKELHVFEGMGKVQVDKVPCGDICAITGVEDFEIGDTIADLENPEALPRTEIDKPTMSMLFTINNSPFFGKEGKFVTSRHLRDRLFKEMEKNLALRVDTTDSEDKFNVFGRGVLHLSVLIETMRREGYELQVGRPQVILKEIDGVKCEPYETLSIDVPEDVASKAINLVSLRKGDLLIMEPKGDLQHLEFTIPSRGLIGLRNKILTATAGQAIINHRFSEYGPYKGDFSEDIKGAIVSSAAGKATAYAIDRLQDRGRFFIDPNQDIYIGQVVGENSKADDMGVNLIKGKKLTNVRSSGTDDSVKIAPKIDFSLEECMEYIKADEYLEVTPESLRMRKINFRP; encoded by the coding sequence ATGCAACCAATTAGAAACATCGCTATTATAGCCCACGTAGATCACGGTAAAACAACGTTAGTTGATAAAATTATAGATCAAGCAAAAATCTTAGACGAACGTAAAGAACGTACAGATTTATTGCTAGACAACAACGATTTAGAACGTGAAAGAGGAATTACGATTCTTTCTAAAAACGTATCTGTAAATTATAAGAACACAAAAATTAACGTAATTGATACTCCTGGTCACGCCGATTTTGGTGGAGAGGTAGAGCGTGTATTAAAAATGGCTGATGGTGTTTTATTATTAGTGGATGCATTTGAAGGGCCAATGCCACAAACTCGTTTTGTATTAGGTAAAGCCTTAGAATTAGGATTAACACCAATTGTAGTTGTAAATAAAGTAGATAAAGAAAACTGTACTCCAGATTTAGTTCATGAGAAAGTTTTTGATTTGATGTTTGCTTTAGAAGCAACAGAAGAGCAATTAGACTTTACTACAATTTACGGTTCTGCAAAGAACAATTGGATGTCTACAGACTGGAAAAATGAAACTGACAATATCGTACCTTTATTAGATGCTGTATTAGAATCTATTCCAGAAACTAAATACAACGAAGGTACTGCACAAATGCAAATTACTTCTTTAGACTTTTCTGCTTTTACAGGTAGAATTGCAATCGGACGTGTATTTAGAGGGGATTTAGAAGCTGGTAAAGATTACATGTTATGTAAAGCTGATGGTTCTACTAAAAAAGTTAGAATTAAAGAATTACATGTTTTTGAAGGAATGGGTAAAGTACAAGTAGATAAAGTACCTTGTGGTGATATTTGTGCTATTACTGGTGTAGAAGATTTTGAAATTGGTGATACAATTGCAGATTTAGAAAACCCAGAGGCATTACCAAGAACAGAAATTGATAAACCAACAATGAGTATGTTGTTTACTATTAACAACTCTCCGTTTTTTGGTAAAGAAGGTAAATTTGTAACATCTCGTCATTTACGTGACAGATTGTTTAAAGAAATGGAAAAAAACCTTGCATTAAGAGTAGATACTACAGATTCTGAAGATAAATTTAACGTTTTCGGACGTGGAGTTTTACACTTATCTGTATTAATTGAAACAATGCGTAGAGAAGGATACGAGTTGCAAGTAGGTAGACCACAAGTTATTTTAAAAGAAATTGACGGAGTGAAATGTGAGCCTTACGAGACTTTATCTATCGATGTTCCAGAAGATGTTGCTTCTAAAGCAATTAATTTAGTATCTCTTAGAAAAGGAGATTTATTAATCATGGAGCCTAAAGGAGATTTACAGCATTTAGAATTTACAATTCCTTCAAGAGGATTAATTGGTTTACGTAATAAAATTTTAACTGCAACAGCAGGTCAAGCTATTATTAACCACCGTTTTTCTGAATATGGACCTTATAAAGGTGATTTCTCTGAGGATATTAAAGGTGCAATTGTATCATCTGCAGCAGGTAAAGCAACAGCTTATGCTATTGATAGATTACAAGATAGAGGTCGTTTCTTTATTGATCCTAATCAAGATATTTATATTGGGCAGGTTGTAGGAGAAAACTCGAAAGCCGATGATATGGGTGTAAACTTAATTAAAGGTAAAAAATTAACCAACGTTCGTTCTTCTGGTACAGATGATAGTGTTAAAATTGCACCGAAAATTGATTTTTCTTTGGAAGAATGTATGGAGTATATTAAAGCTGATGAGTATTTAGAAGTTACTCCAGAAAGCTTACGTATGCGTAAAATTAATTTTAGACCATAA
- a CDS encoding MFS transporter: MKHHKFVLLIIVISQFCCTSLWFASNAVLTDLIDNFNLKTNALENLTSAVQFGFILGTLLFALLSIADRFSPSKVFFFCAALGAVFNGCLTFNENTLFSLLILRFLTGFFLAGIYPVGMKIATDYFEKGLGKSLGYLVGALVLGTALPHLLKDSLQDYSWQNIVLFISILAIFGGLLLFILVPNGPYRKKGTALDISICYKVFKNDQFRKAAFGYFGHMWELYTFWAFVPILLITYSNLHEVNFKIPLLSFFIISIGSIGCIVGSNVAAAIGTKKTAYWSLLLSCFCCLISPFIFMVDNAIIFISFLLFWGMVVIADSPLFSTLIAQSAPQKDKGTALTIVNCIGYAITILSIQIISYIYHTTNTTFIYLILAIGPILGLIALKTSSKLSKN, from the coding sequence ATGAAACATCACAAATTTGTTCTACTTATAATTGTTATTTCTCAATTCTGTTGTACGTCTTTATGGTTTGCAAGCAATGCTGTATTAACAGATTTAATTGATAACTTCAATTTAAAAACTAATGCCTTAGAAAATTTAACTTCTGCAGTTCAATTTGGTTTTATTTTAGGAACATTGTTATTTGCACTCCTTTCTATAGCAGATAGATTCTCGCCTTCTAAAGTATTTTTCTTTTGTGCCGCTTTAGGCGCAGTTTTTAATGGTTGTTTAACTTTTAATGAAAACACTTTATTTAGCTTACTTATATTAAGATTCTTAACAGGATTTTTCTTAGCAGGAATTTATCCTGTTGGGATGAAAATTGCTACGGATTATTTTGAAAAAGGATTGGGAAAATCTTTAGGTTATTTAGTAGGTGCCTTAGTGTTAGGAACTGCTTTACCACATTTACTTAAAGATAGTTTACAAGACTATTCTTGGCAAAATATTGTTTTATTCATTTCGATATTAGCCATTTTTGGTGGATTACTATTATTTATTTTAGTTCCTAATGGGCCTTATCGAAAAAAAGGAACCGCTTTAGACATTTCTATTTGTTATAAAGTTTTTAAAAACGACCAATTTAGAAAAGCTGCTTTTGGATATTTTGGTCATATGTGGGAACTTTATACGTTTTGGGCGTTTGTACCGATACTTTTAATTACATACTCTAACTTACATGAAGTTAACTTTAAAATTCCATTATTATCTTTTTTTATTATTTCTATAGGAAGTATTGGATGTATTGTTGGTAGCAATGTTGCGGCGGCTATTGGTACAAAAAAAACAGCTTATTGGTCTTTACTTTTATCTTGTTTTTGTTGTTTGATTTCTCCTTTTATTTTTATGGTTGATAATGCAATAATTTTTATAAGTTTTCTATTATTTTGGGGAATGGTTGTTATAGCAGATTCGCCACTATTTTCTACACTCATTGCCCAAAGTGCACCTCAAAAAGATAAAGGAACAGCTCTTACAATAGTAAACTGTATAGGTTATGCCATTACAATTTTAAGCATTCAAATAATTAGTTATATATATCATACAACCAACACAACATTTATATACTTAATATTAGCTATTGGTCCTATTCTAGGTTTAATCGCTTTAAAAACTAGTAGTAAACTTTCTAAAAACTAA